One Sphingomonas sp. SUN039 genomic window carries:
- a CDS encoding SDR family oxidoreductase, with translation MQVAGKTAFITGGGGGIGGGIAEALVEKGARVVLADVDLDHAQAKAAELGDAALALTLDVTSLESWAAAKGATEARFGPVDILCNNAGISTPRMDLEEVPPELFARVLAINVTGVQNGIASFAGEMKARGSGHIVNTSSMNGLNPFGTFGAYSASKFAVLGLSDALRQECAPHGVGVSTLFPGLTKSRMSLDPKDGPAADPETLAALLPRMMDPVWSGRAVVRAIEEGQAYIVTHPDYRPIFAARCEEILAAFGDPAQPGYGTGASATMA, from the coding sequence ATGCAGGTTGCGGGCAAGACCGCGTTCATCACGGGCGGCGGGGGCGGCATCGGCGGGGGCATTGCCGAGGCACTGGTCGAAAAGGGCGCACGGGTCGTGCTCGCCGATGTCGATCTGGACCACGCACAGGCCAAGGCGGCGGAGCTGGGCGATGCCGCATTGGCGCTGACGCTCGACGTGACCTCGCTGGAGAGCTGGGCGGCGGCGAAAGGGGCAACGGAGGCGCGGTTCGGGCCGGTCGATATCCTGTGCAACAATGCCGGGATTTCGACGCCGCGCATGGATTTGGAAGAGGTGCCGCCCGAATTGTTTGCGCGCGTGCTCGCGATCAACGTGACGGGCGTGCAGAACGGCATCGCCAGTTTCGCGGGCGAAATGAAGGCGCGCGGCAGCGGCCATATCGTCAACACCAGTTCGATGAACGGCCTCAATCCGTTCGGGACATTCGGTGCCTATTCGGCGAGCAAATTCGCGGTGCTCGGCCTGTCGGACGCGCTGCGCCAGGAATGCGCGCCGCACGGCGTGGGGGTCTCGACCTTGTTTCCTGGGCTGACCAAAAGCCGCATGTCGCTCGATCCGAAGGACGGCCCTGCGGCGGATCCGGAAACGCTCGCGGCACTCCTTCCGCGCATGATGGATCCGGTCTGGAGCGGCCGCGCGGTCGTCCGTGCGATCGAGGAGGGCCAAGCCTACATCGTCACCCATCCCGACTACCGCCCGATTTTCGCCGCGCGCTGCGAGGAAATTCTGGCGGCCTTCGGCGATCCCGCGCAGCCAGGATATGGAACCGGCGCGTCGGCGACGATGGCTTGA